One region of Penaeus vannamei isolate JL-2024 chromosome 36, ASM4276789v1, whole genome shotgun sequence genomic DNA includes:
- the LOC138859482 gene encoding probable inactive protein kinase DDB_G0270444 — translation MWWYKLKTLVIAFISLSLGHKSARDFSLDQQFILERASEVRRHGGAREDGLYRNAEFFLNLRQPPGFRRGLHRGVKCTAATVTHCDITTIVVTQEVALEPEKETQECWRVQAHFQITSEPEETQEVALEPVKETQEVTLESEKETLEITSEPEETQEIALEPEKETQQVALESEKETLKVILEPEKETLEIARKVALEPEKETQEVAQEPEKETLEVAIAPEKEDREVALEPKTHEKTKEVVLEHEKETQEEVALELEKETQEVALDPEKETHEVTLEPVKENHDVALEPEKDTQEETQEVTHELEKETQEVALDPEETHKVTLEPKKENHEVALEPEKETQEETQEVALELEKETQEVDLDPEETHKVTHEPEKENHEIDLEPEKETQEVAEEPEKETESRP, via the exons ATGTGGTGGTATAAGTTAAAGACATTAGTCATTGCTTTTATTTCGCTTTCGCTCGGGCACAAAAGTGCTCGAGACTTCAGTCTCGACCAGCAGTTCATTCTCGAGCGTGCGAGTGAAGTACGGCGACACGGAGGAGCTCGTGAAGACGGATTATACCGGAACGCGGAATTTTTCCTTAACCTCCGGCAGCCA CCGGGTTTTCGCCGTGGACTTCACCGTGGTGTTAAGTGCACTGCAGCTACTGTGACACACTGTGACATCACTACCATCGtcgtgacccaggaagtcgcccttgagcccgagaaggagacccaggaa TGCTGGAGGGTCCAGGCCCACTTCCAGATCACctccgagcccgaggagacccaggaagtagctCTTGAGcccgtgaaggagacccaggaagttacccttgagtccgagaaggagaccctggaa ATCACctccgagcccgaggagacccaggaaatagctcttgagcccgagaaggagacccagcaagtcgcccttgagtccgagaaggagaccctgaaAGTcatccttgagcccgagaaggaaacacTAGAAATCGCCCGG aaagtcgcccttgagcccgagaaagagacccaggaagtcgcccaagagcccgagaaggagaccctggaagtcgccatTGCGCCTGAGAAGGAGgaccgggaagtcgcccttgagcccaagacGCACGAGAAGACCAAGGAAGTCGTCCTTGAgcacgagaaagagacccaggaa gaagtcgcccttgagctcgagaaggagacccaggaagtcgcccttgacccagagaaggagacccatgaagtcacTCTTGAGCCCGTTAAGGAGAACCATGATGTCGCCCTTGAGCcagagaaggacacccaggaa gagacccaggaagtcacccatgagctcgagaaggagacccaggaagtcgcccttgacccAGAGGAGACCCATAAAGTCACtcttgagcccaagaaggagaaccatgaagtcgcccttgagccagagaaggagacccaggaa gagacccaggaagtcgcccttgagctcgagaaggagacccaggaagtcgacctTGACCCAGAGGAGACCCATAAAGTCActcatgagcccgagaaggagaaccatgAAATCGACcttgagccagagaaggagacccaagaagtcgccgaagagcccgagaaagagacagaaagtcgcccttga